A single window of Pseudarthrobacter defluvii DNA harbors:
- the pgsA gene encoding phosphatidylinositol phosphate synthase yields MLNRHARGFFTALFTPLARWLLKIGVSPDAVTILGTAGVAAGALVFYPLGQLFWGTVFITAFIFSDVLDGIMARMQDVKSRWGNFLDSTLDRIADGALFAGLSVWFFTGGHDPAIAVSALLCLVLGMVVSYARAKAESLGFTANVGIAERAERLVSVLVVTGLTGLGLPAVVLLLTLVLLAVASLITVVQRVVSVRRQALAEPTPAD; encoded by the coding sequence ATGCTGAATAGGCATGCGCGCGGCTTCTTCACCGCGCTGTTCACCCCGCTGGCCCGCTGGCTCCTGAAGATCGGTGTCTCCCCGGACGCGGTGACCATCCTTGGCACTGCCGGTGTGGCGGCCGGGGCCCTCGTGTTCTACCCCCTGGGCCAGCTCTTCTGGGGCACCGTCTTCATCACGGCGTTCATCTTCTCCGATGTCCTGGACGGGATTATGGCCCGGATGCAGGATGTAAAGAGCCGGTGGGGCAACTTCCTCGACTCCACTCTGGACCGGATCGCAGACGGCGCACTCTTTGCCGGTCTGTCAGTGTGGTTCTTCACCGGCGGCCATGACCCCGCCATCGCCGTCTCCGCCCTGCTGTGCCTCGTCCTGGGCATGGTGGTTTCGTATGCCAGGGCCAAGGCCGAGTCCCTGGGGTTCACCGCGAACGTGGGAATCGCAGAGCGGGCCGAACGCCTGGTGTCCGTCCTCGTGGTCACCGGCCTGACCGGCCTTGGTCTGCCTGCTGTGGTACTCCTGCTGACGCTGGTGCTCCTGGCGGTGGCCAGCCTCATCACCGTGGTGCAGCGCGTGGTTTCCGTCCGCCGGCAGGCCCTGGCTGAACCCACGCCTGCGGATTAA
- the thrS gene encoding threonine--tRNA ligase codes for MSDAQQITLLVDGEETKVTTGTTGAELFFERRDVVVARVNGELKDLDQELPEGAEVEGVTIDSPDGLNVLRHSTAHVMAQAVQQLRPDAKLGIGPYITDGFYFDFDVAEPFTPEDLKTLEKMMQKIVNQNQKFVRRVVTEDEAREAMKNEPYKLELLGKKNDAAEAGEGVNVEVGAGDITIYDNVERKEGSTVWCDLCRGPHLPNTKLISNAFALTRSSSAYWLGNQKNQQLQRIYGTAWPTKDALKAYQERIAEAERRDHRKLGSELDLFSFPDELGSGLPVFHPKGGIIRKEMEDYSRQRHVEAGYEFVYTPHITKGHLYEVSGHLDWYKDGMFPAMHVDAELNEDGTVRKPGQDYYLKPMNCPMHNLIFRSRGRSYRELPLRLFEFGSVYRYEKSGVVHGLTRVRGMTQDDAHIYCTREQMKDELTKTLTFVLDLLKDYGLNDFYLELSTKDPEKYVGDDATWEEATRTLAEVAQESGLELVPDPGGAAFYGPKISVQAKDALGRTWQMSTIQLDFNLPERFELEFQAADGTRQRPVMIHRALFGSVERFMGVLTEHYAGAFPAWLAPVQVVGIPVAEAFNEYMFDVVDQLKAAGIRAEVDTSSDRFPKKIRTASKDKIPFVLIAGGDDAEAGAVSFRFRDGSQDNGVPVEEAIKRITDAVRNRTS; via the coding sequence GTGTCAGATGCCCAGCAGATCACCCTTCTCGTCGATGGCGAAGAGACCAAGGTGACTACCGGGACAACCGGTGCGGAACTCTTCTTTGAGCGCCGTGACGTTGTGGTTGCCCGCGTCAACGGCGAACTGAAGGACCTGGACCAGGAACTTCCCGAAGGCGCCGAGGTGGAAGGCGTCACCATCGATTCGCCGGACGGCCTGAACGTCCTGCGCCACTCCACAGCACACGTCATGGCCCAGGCCGTGCAGCAGCTGCGTCCCGACGCCAAACTCGGCATCGGACCCTACATCACCGACGGCTTCTACTTCGACTTCGACGTCGCCGAGCCGTTCACTCCCGAGGACCTCAAAACCCTCGAAAAGATGATGCAGAAGATCGTCAACCAGAACCAGAAGTTCGTCCGCCGCGTCGTCACCGAGGACGAAGCCCGCGAAGCGATGAAGAACGAGCCCTACAAGCTCGAACTGCTGGGCAAGAAGAACGACGCCGCCGAGGCCGGGGAAGGCGTGAACGTCGAGGTCGGCGCCGGCGACATCACCATCTACGACAACGTGGAGCGCAAGGAAGGCAGCACCGTCTGGTGCGACCTCTGCCGCGGCCCGCACCTGCCCAACACCAAGCTCATCTCCAACGCCTTCGCCTTGACCCGTTCGTCGTCGGCCTACTGGCTGGGCAACCAGAAAAACCAGCAGCTGCAGCGCATCTACGGCACCGCCTGGCCCACCAAGGACGCCCTCAAGGCCTACCAGGAACGCATCGCCGAGGCCGAGCGCCGCGACCACCGCAAACTCGGCTCCGAACTGGACCTGTTCTCCTTCCCGGACGAACTGGGCTCCGGCCTGCCCGTCTTCCACCCCAAGGGCGGCATCATCCGCAAGGAGATGGAGGACTACTCCCGCCAGCGCCACGTTGAGGCCGGCTACGAGTTTGTCTACACCCCGCACATCACCAAGGGCCACCTGTACGAAGTCTCGGGCCACCTGGACTGGTACAAGGACGGCATGTTCCCCGCCATGCACGTGGACGCCGAACTCAACGAGGACGGCACGGTACGCAAGCCCGGCCAGGACTACTACCTGAAGCCGATGAACTGCCCCATGCACAACCTCATTTTCCGTTCACGCGGCCGGTCCTACCGCGAGCTGCCCCTGCGGCTGTTCGAATTCGGTTCGGTCTACCGGTACGAGAAGTCCGGTGTGGTGCACGGCCTCACCCGTGTCCGCGGCATGACACAAGACGACGCCCACATCTATTGCACCCGCGAGCAGATGAAGGATGAGCTCACCAAGACGCTCACCTTCGTCCTTGACCTGCTAAAGGACTACGGGCTGAACGACTTCTACCTGGAACTGTCCACCAAGGACCCGGAAAAGTACGTGGGCGACGACGCCACCTGGGAGGAAGCCACCAGGACCCTTGCCGAGGTGGCGCAGGAGTCCGGGCTGGAGCTTGTGCCGGACCCGGGCGGAGCGGCCTTCTACGGTCCCAAGATCTCGGTCCAGGCCAAGGACGCGCTGGGCCGCACCTGGCAGATGTCCACCATCCAGCTGGACTTCAACCTGCCCGAGCGCTTCGAACTGGAGTTCCAGGCCGCCGACGGCACCCGCCAGCGCCCCGTGATGATCCACCGTGCGCTCTTCGGCTCCGTGGAGCGCTTCATGGGCGTCCTCACCGAGCACTACGCCGGCGCGTTCCCCGCCTGGCTGGCTCCGGTCCAGGTGGTGGGCATCCCTGTTGCCGAAGCGTTCAACGAGTACATGTTCGACGTCGTCGATCAGCTTAAGGCCGCGGGTATCCGGGCCGAGGTGGACACATCCTCCGACCGGTTCCCCAAGAAGATCCGCACCGCCAGCAAGGACAAGATCCCGTTCGTCCTGATCGCCGGCGGCGACGACGCGGAGGCTGGCGCGGTGTCATTCCGTTTCCGGGACGGAAGCCAGGACAACGGCGTGCCGGTGGAGGAAGCCATCAAACGGATCACCGACGCCGTCCGCAACCGGACCAGCTAA
- the pdxS gene encoding pyridoxal 5'-phosphate synthase lyase subunit PdxS yields MSTPDVSNEAGSSANSVTGSSRVKRGMAEMLKGGVIMDVVNVEQARIAEDAGAVAVMALERVPADIRAQGGVSRMSDPDMIDQIIDAVSIPVMAKARIGHFVEAQVLQSLGVDYIDESEVLTPADYVNHIDKWNFKVPFVCGATNLGEALRRINEGAAMIRSKGEAGTGDVSNATGHMRKIRSEIAKLSSLPEDELYVAAKELQAPYELVKEVAAAGKLPVVLFTAGGIATPSDAAMMMQLGADGVFVGSGIFKSGNPAQRAAAVVKATTFFDDPDVIAKASRGLGEAMVGINVDEIPQPHRLAERGW; encoded by the coding sequence GTGTCTACACCTGATGTAAGCAACGAGGCCGGTTCGTCCGCGAACAGCGTCACCGGCAGCAGCCGCGTGAAGCGTGGCATGGCCGAGATGCTCAAGGGCGGCGTCATCATGGACGTCGTCAACGTCGAGCAGGCCCGCATCGCCGAAGACGCCGGTGCCGTGGCAGTCATGGCGCTGGAACGCGTCCCGGCCGACATCCGCGCCCAGGGCGGCGTCTCACGCATGTCCGATCCGGACATGATTGACCAGATCATCGATGCCGTGTCCATCCCGGTCATGGCGAAGGCCCGCATCGGCCATTTCGTCGAGGCCCAGGTCCTGCAGTCCCTCGGCGTTGACTACATCGACGAGTCCGAGGTCCTCACCCCGGCCGACTACGTCAACCACATCGACAAGTGGAACTTCAAGGTTCCCTTCGTCTGCGGTGCCACCAACCTCGGCGAGGCCCTGCGCCGCATCAACGAGGGCGCAGCCATGATCCGCTCCAAGGGAGAGGCCGGCACCGGCGACGTCTCCAACGCCACCGGCCACATGCGCAAGATCCGCTCCGAGATCGCCAAGCTGTCCTCCCTCCCGGAAGACGAGCTGTACGTCGCCGCCAAGGAACTTCAGGCCCCGTATGAACTGGTCAAGGAAGTCGCCGCAGCCGGTAAGCTCCCCGTGGTCCTGTTCACCGCCGGCGGCATCGCCACCCCCTCTGACGCTGCGATGATGATGCAGCTCGGCGCCGACGGCGTCTTCGTCGGTTCCGGCATCTTCAAGTCCGGCAACCCCGCCCAGCGCGCCGCCGCCGTCGTCAAGGCCACCACCTTCTTCGACGACCCCGACGTCATCGCCAAGGCCTCGCGCGGGCTGGGCGAAGCCATGGTAGGCATTAACGTTGACGAGATCCCCCAGCCGCACCGCCTCGCTGAGCGCGGCTGGTAA
- a CDS encoding HIT family protein encodes MQENTGAGYPGDAGVTDDFALAGVPDAFQRLWTPHRMAYIKGGQHQFKNENDCPFCVGPGRSDEEALIVHRGRTCYVVLNLFPYNPGHLLVCPYRHIPDYTDLTLEETAEFADLTQTAMRVLRKVSNAGGFNLGMNQGVVGGAGISAHLHQHIVPRWGGDGNFFPIIAQTKAITQTLDEVRQQVADAWPGESDAE; translated from the coding sequence GTGCAGGAGAACACAGGCGCAGGCTATCCGGGCGATGCCGGCGTTACCGACGATTTTGCCCTCGCCGGTGTCCCGGACGCGTTCCAGCGCCTGTGGACTCCGCACCGCATGGCCTACATCAAGGGCGGGCAGCACCAGTTCAAGAACGAAAATGACTGCCCGTTCTGCGTAGGACCCGGCCGCAGCGACGAAGAGGCGCTCATCGTGCATCGTGGCCGGACCTGCTATGTAGTGCTGAACCTCTTCCCCTATAACCCCGGCCACTTGTTGGTGTGCCCGTACCGGCACATTCCGGACTATACGGACCTAACGCTCGAAGAAACGGCAGAGTTCGCGGACCTGACCCAGACGGCCATGCGGGTCCTGCGCAAGGTCTCCAATGCCGGAGGCTTCAACCTGGGCATGAACCAGGGCGTTGTGGGGGGCGCCGGAATCTCGGCCCACCTGCACCAGCACATCGTTCCGCGGTGGGGCGGGGACGGCAACTTTTTTCCCATCATCGCCCAAACCAAGGCCATCACCCAGACCCTTGATGAGGTCCGGCAGCAGGTGGCTGACGCCTGGCCCGGGGAGTCGGATGCTGAATAG